One Alphaproteobacteria bacterium genomic region harbors:
- a CDS encoding DUF1109 domain-containing protein, with protein MTDLSKVIDSLSEDSESFMPLRAPQNTLWRIYAFILLYSAIALLILLPRPEILLALQNPALVTELLLLMAIVGAGLRAAIYLGYPDAYQKRGVVVWPALMCLALVGIIMAELMGVMPEIAFPTPASTHLYACVLCIAVVSLVPSVLLFYLLKKAASTHPFTAGACIVLASTALGALLLRISEANDDMLHIVQWHYVPVFLFALCGAGIGKLLLRW; from the coding sequence ATGACTGATTTGAGCAAAGTTATAGACAGCCTTAGCGAAGACAGCGAAAGTTTTATGCCGCTTCGTGCGCCGCAAAATACATTATGGCGAATCTATGCTTTTATATTGCTATATAGCGCTATTGCTTTGCTGATACTGCTTCCGCGCCCTGAAATTTTACTGGCACTGCAAAACCCTGCACTAGTAACGGAGCTATTATTGCTTATGGCAATTGTGGGTGCAGGGTTACGGGCGGCCATTTATCTGGGCTATCCTGATGCGTATCAGAAACGGGGCGTTGTGGTATGGCCAGCATTGATGTGTTTGGCACTGGTGGGTATTATTATGGCAGAGCTTATGGGGGTGATGCCTGAAATAGCTTTCCCGACGCCAGCGAGTACGCATTTATATGCCTGTGTGCTGTGTATTGCTGTCGTATCACTTGTGCCATCGGTTTTATTGTTTTATCTGCTTAAAAAAGCGGCAAGTACGCATCCGTTTACCGCCGGTGCATGTATCGTCTTAGCGTCCACGGCTTTAGGGGCATTGCTGCTGCGTATATCGGAAGCAAATGACGATATGCTGCATATTGTTCAGTGGCATTATGTTCCGGTGTTTTTGTTTGCT
- a CDS encoding sigma-70 family RNA polymerase sigma factor gives MKLDKNQQLTQLFISASQGDRAAYRQFLEATSHDLRRYLLRRVAASEVDDILQEILVSLHKARHTYDGKRPVMPWVYAIAGFRLADYLRQHYAKMRHKTVNIDVIPENIMGYVTEPIETNEYLSEAVEQLPERQQNILYLMHTEGYTAKEIAVQLGMGESAVKVAAHRAYKKIRKQMENSHD, from the coding sequence GTGAAATTGGATAAAAATCAACAATTAACGCAGCTTTTTATTAGTGCTTCACAAGGTGATAGAGCGGCCTATCGTCAATTTCTAGAAGCAACATCCCATGATTTGCGGCGTTATTTGCTGCGGCGGGTTGCGGCGTCGGAAGTTGATGATATTTTGCAGGAAATCTTGGTTTCATTACATAAAGCACGACATACCTATGATGGTAAGCGACCTGTCATGCCGTGGGTATACGCTATTGCAGGGTTTCGTCTTGCCGATTATTTGCGGCAACATTATGCGAAAATGCGCCATAAAACGGTGAATATTGACGTTATTCCCGAAAATATTATGGGATATGTAACCGAACCGATTGAAACAAACGAATACTTAAGTGAAGCAGTAGAGCAATTGCCGGAGCGCCAGCAAAATATACTCTATTTAATGCATACCGAAGGCTATACCGCTAAAGAAATAGCTGTGCAGCTGGGTATGGGTGAGTCGGCAGTGAAGGTTGCCGCACACCGTGCGTATAAAAAAATACGCAAGCAAATGGAAAACAGCCATGACTGA
- a CDS encoding LysM peptidoglycan-binding domain-containing protein: MFRNHVDAVLQAGNLAQAATLIDQYAPIVVKHRIHMATNVLRYGSPHAPGKYSVQPGDTFGGIAAQLGVSADDLLHGNPHISSPSRLSVGQELNVPSPAPSVFSNGNIPVPVDKPLAPSASASGGGVFASISNLFGGLFSGGDATMGYTSIIPSHSRTSNLNLESLLGAEISRSADSIVDRIVGRNPNMFQTSAGRFLSQSVERFGEALTKGRIDNFEDAFTSVLGGKNGAIGFASNIGNQVVGGLLQSGLDKLFGSTKTSTTSYESARSIAAGNAFGMSRGQQAAEMLMQLQKGQRNL, encoded by the coding sequence ATGTTTAGAAACCATGTAGATGCGGTATTACAAGCTGGGAATCTGGCACAAGCAGCAACTTTAATTGACCAATACGCTCCAATAGTGGTTAAACATCGCATCCATATGGCAACAAATGTACTGCGTTATGGCTCTCCTCATGCGCCAGGAAAATATAGTGTGCAACCGGGCGATACATTTGGCGGCATAGCGGCCCAACTGGGAGTGAGCGCAGATGACTTACTGCACGGCAACCCGCATATTTCAAGTCCTAGCAGGCTCTCTGTCGGTCAGGAGCTGAATGTACCTTCCCCTGCACCAAGTGTATTTTCTAACGGCAATATACCTGTTCCGGTAGATAAGCCTCTCGCTCCTTCTGCAAGCGCATCCGGTGGTGGGGTATTTGCCAGCATCTCCAACTTGTTTGGCGGGCTTTTCTCAGGCGGTGACGCTACAATGGGATACACTTCAATTATTCCCAGTCATAGTCGCACCAGCAACCTCAACCTCGAATCGCTGCTTGGTGCAGAAATCTCCCGCTCTGCTGATAGCATCGTGGACCGCATTGTCGGTCGCAACCCGAATATGTTTCAGACTAGCGCGGGGCGGTTTCTCAGCCAGTCGGTGGAGCGGTTCGGGGAGGCGTTGACCAAGGGGCGTATCGACAATTTCGAGGATGCGTTCACTTCGGTGCTGGGTGGCAAGAATGGTGCTATCGGCTTTGCATCGAACATCGGCAATCAGGTCGTGGGTGGGTTGTTGCAATCGGGTTTGGACAAGCTTTTTGGCAGCACCAAAACCTCCACTACCTCCTACGAATCCGCCCGTTCTATCGCAGCAGGCAACGCCTTCGGCATGAGCCGAGGCCAGCAAGCCGCCGAAATGCTCATGCAACTGCAAAAAGGCCAGCGGAATTTGTAA